CGAGAGAGTGAGCAGGCGCTCGCCAGTTCGGTCACTTCAAGGCTGTCGCCGAGGCGTTCGAGGATGAGTTGTTTCACCAGCCGCTCGCGCTGCGGGCTGAGGCCGCCGGTGCTGGTTTTGCGGGGTTCGCTGGCAGGGGCGAGGGCGACGGTTTGCTGTGAGTGAGCCATGGCCAATGTCCGTGTCGAGGGGGGAAGGCACGGTCAGCGCTTTCCCTCAGGTCAATAAAACAACGCTGCGCAGAGGGATTCATTGTTTGGCGAGGGGCGAAAGCTGACGAGTTAAACGTTGTTAATTCCGCCGCCAAAGCTGATTTCGAAAGGTCGCCGATCAAGTAAAGTGCGTAGCACTTGCGCCTGGCCCAAAAGGAAAACACGCCCATGAACCGAAACGATCTGCGCCGCGTCGACATGAACCTGCTGGTGATTTTCGAAGCCCTGATGTTCGAAAAGAACCTGACCCGCGTCGCCGAAAAACTGTTCATGGGCCAACCGGCGGTGAGCGCGGCGCTGGGCCGCCTGCGCGATCTGTTCGACGATCCGCTGCTGCTGCGCAACGGTCGCGGCATGGAACCGACGGCACGGGCGCTGGCGATTCTTCAGGAGCTGCAACCGGCGATGGACGTGATTTCCGGCGCGGTCAGCCGGGCCAAGGAATTCGACCCAGCCACCAGTTGCGACGTGTTCCGCATCGGCCTGTCGGATGACGCCGAGTTCGGTCTGTTTCCACCGCTATTGCGCCAGTTGCAGGAAGAGGCGCCGGGGATCGTGGTTGTGGTGCGCCGAGCCAACTATCTATTGATGCCGACGTTGCTGGCGTCCGGGGAAATCTCCGTCGGCGTGAGCTACACCACCGATCTGCCGGCCAACGCCAAGCGCAAGAAACTGCGCGATATTCCCTGCAAGGTTCTGCGCGGCGATGACCGTCCGGGCCCTCTGACCCTCGACGAATACTGCGAGCGGCCTCATGCAATGGTGTCGTTCTCGGGGGATCTGAGCGGCAACATCGACGTGGACCTGGCCAAGGTCGGCCGCAGTCGCCGCGTGGTGCTCGGGGTGCCGCAGTTCAGTGGCTTGCGCGCACTGCTCGCAGGCACCGAGATGATCGCCACCGTGCCGGATTACGCTGCGTGTGCATTGGTTGAAGGTTGTGCGTTGCGGGCCGAGGATCCACCGTTTCCGATCGATGCGGCGCAATTGTCGATGGCGTGGAGCGGGGTGCATGACAACGATCCGGCGGAGAAATGGCTGCGCTCGCGGATCAGTCAGTTCATGTCGGTGTCGCTGGATATTCCGACCTGACAAGACCTGAATCGCAATTAGTTCATCGCCTCATAACCCTGTGGGAGCGAACAAGCTCGCTCCCACAATCATTTGTGTCGTTCGTGCGTTCTGTGTGTTCTTGCAAAGAGAGCACACTCATCCAATTTCCCCTTGATCAATCGTTGCACCATTGCCTGCAATGATTGATCAAGGATGGGCCCATGAACGCTGTACAACGCAATGGCCAGGCGCAAGACCTCGGCCTGCTGTTCCTGCGGGTGACCGGCGGGTTGTTTCTGCTGTTCGTCCATGGCTTGCCCAAGCTGCTGGACTTCACTGCGCAGCTGCAGCTGATTGAAGACCCGTTTCACCTCGGCACCCACCTCACGTTGATTCTGGCGATCTTCGCCGAAGTCCTCTGCCCACTGCTGATCGTCGCCGGGTTACTGGTGAGATTGGCGTGCTTGCCTATTCTGTTTGTGCTGCTGGTGGCGCTGCTGCTCGTGCATCCGCAATGGAGTGTGGCCGAAGGGCAGTTCGGCTGGTTGCTGTTGATCCTGTTCACCACTGTTCTGATCGCCGGGCCCGGACGGCTGGCGCTCAATGCCCGTTTGCCCGGAGTGCTCCGTTATGTCTGATACCCAGTCCCTGAGAAAACCGGGA
This genomic window from Pseudomonas kribbensis contains:
- a CDS encoding DoxX family protein, which encodes MNAVQRNGQAQDLGLLFLRVTGGLFLLFVHGLPKLLDFTAQLQLIEDPFHLGTHLTLILAIFAEVLCPLLIVAGLLVRLACLPILFVLLVALLLVHPQWSVAEGQFGWLLLILFTTVLIAGPGRLALNARLPGVLRYV
- a CDS encoding LysR family transcriptional regulator, with product MNRNDLRRVDMNLLVIFEALMFEKNLTRVAEKLFMGQPAVSAALGRLRDLFDDPLLLRNGRGMEPTARALAILQELQPAMDVISGAVSRAKEFDPATSCDVFRIGLSDDAEFGLFPPLLRQLQEEAPGIVVVVRRANYLLMPTLLASGEISVGVSYTTDLPANAKRKKLRDIPCKVLRGDDRPGPLTLDEYCERPHAMVSFSGDLSGNIDVDLAKVGRSRRVVLGVPQFSGLRALLAGTEMIATVPDYAACALVEGCALRAEDPPFPIDAAQLSMAWSGVHDNDPAEKWLRSRISQFMSVSLDIPT